From one Lotus japonicus ecotype B-129 chromosome 3, LjGifu_v1.2 genomic stretch:
- the LOC130743733 gene encoding protein FAR1-RELATED SEQUENCE 5-like — protein sequence MTEPYLYEEDLLVDAACDAACGSGNVEPPSNIIPWVPPRISVDATHLFTTDQIFDTRDELEQWAKNVGKANGYVLVIARSDYAISGGKVFVTIKCAKHGIYRPYKDPNTFKYKKTASQKTDCKFNLKGRPTKGDRMWWLKVMDGKHNHEPAKSLVGHPYVGRLTEEEKGLVGTMTSTWTPPRQILAALKENNPSNLTTITQVYSCNKRFKKEERGPLTEMQHLMKKLVEAKYVHFERQQADSSEIRDLFWAHPDAVRLFNTFPHVVIMDCTYKTNRYQIPLLEMVGLTSTGLTFSIAFCYIVREHTIDYVWALECMKSLIADNARLPQVIVTDRDLALLSAVKQCLPNCTNLLCRFHINKNVEAKCKVLIGTDDFALSVMENWKCLIYAETVEQFDEEWKEMCVMCKDFPDFISYISTTWLKHKEKFVSAWTNSVLHFGTTTSNRAESAHSTLKRMLKDGRGDLCASWDAVDRLTTVRHNEIKASFERSINLVEHRFKSPMYTNIRGFVSRKAMQLMEDEQNRVMRDGCGCAFQVTHGLPCACALHSYDRIPYEAIHTFWKILGWDHVPIGSQASNQGDLKSEIDGLTAYFNTLDVAGQSMLRRKVKELYCPSSSSLCPPQVKIKPKRSSKAMESKPPSQQKPSLQRDPCYWEHVNNSLKPTPNKVSCPRSKKSKKSKQSSTSIYLDDLPSFFHQYIEKVIDVIADGNCGYRSVAALFRPDIGQDGWALIREELLVELSKNTAYYSNIFGYERVQSLQNRLILPIGTIATEDKWMSLPEMGYLIATRLQVVFISISLKGCYTYLPLRGGAPPEVHPVIAVGHVTNHFVQLKLKPGHPMPTIAPQWPFLAKEPTDQWIFPYAARLATFTAELNAWIDPTGGPQENVFIDLGED from the exons ATGACTGAACCGTACCTATATGAAGAAGATTTACTGGTTGATGCCGCATGCGATGCCGCATGCGGTTCTGGGAATGTTGAGCCTCCTAGCAATATCATTCCGTGGGTGCCCCCTCGTATAAGCGTGGACGCCACacatttatttacaactgaCCAG ATATTTGATACTCGTGATGAGCTTGAACAATGGGCTAAGAATGTTGGAAAGGCGAATGGTTATGTGTTGGTGATTGCAAGGTCTGACTATGCTATAAGTGGAGGAAAGGTATTTGTTACTATTAAGTGTGCGAAGCATGGTATTTACAGGCCATACAAGGACCCGAATACATTCAAGTACAAAAAGACCGCATCACAAAAGACTGATTGTAAGTTTAATCTCAAAGGACGACCTACGAAGGGTGATAGAATGTGGTGGCTGAAAGTGATGGATGGtaaacacaaccatgaaccagctaaatCACTAGTTGGACACCCCTACGTTGGTCGACTAACAGAGGAAGAGAAGGGGCTTGTGGGCACCATGACTAGTACTTGGACTCCACCGAGACAAATACTAGCGgcattgaaggaaaacaatccaaGTAACTTGACTACAATCACTCAAGTTTACAGTTGCAACAAAAGGTTTAAAAAAGAGGAGAGGGGaccattgacagaaatgcaacatttgatgaagaagttgGTAGAAGCCAAGTATGTTCACTTTGAAAGGCAACAAGCTGATTCAAGTGAGATTAGGGATCTCTTTTGGGCTCATCCTGATGCGGTCAGactcttcaacacattccctcaTGTGGTCATCATGGATTGCACGTACAAGACAAACAGATATCAGATCCCCTTGCTTGAAATGGTTGGTCTCACTTCTACGGGGTTGACTTTCTCCATAGCATTTTGCTACATAGTTAGGGAGCACACAATTGACTATGTTTGGGCCTTGGAGTGCATGAAGTCTCTTATTGCCGATAATGCCAGATTACCTCAAGTGATTGTGACTGACAGAGATTTGGCTTTACTGAGTGCTGTTAAGCAATGTCTTCCCAATTGTACCAATTTATTATGCCGGttccacataaacaagaatgtggaggcaaagtgcaaagtgttgattggcacggatgattttgcCCTTTCAGTGATGGAGAACTGGAAATGCCTGATTTATGCTGAaacagtggaacaatttgatgaGGAATGGAAGGAAATGTGTGTCATGTGTAAGGACTTCCCAGATTTCATATCCTAcatttctactacatggttaaAGCACAAGGAGAAATTTGTGAGTGCGTGGACCAATTCTGTGTTGCATTTTGGAACTACAACGAGTAACAG GGCTGAAAGTGCACACTCAACCTTGAAGAGGATGCTGAAAGACGGCAGAGGTGACTTGTGCGCCTCGTGGGATGCAGTGGATAGGTTGACCACTGTACGACACAATGAAATCAAGGCATCATTTGAGCGCAGTATCAACCTTGTAGAACATCGTTTCAAGTCGCCCATGTATACAAATATCAGGGGATTTGTGTCCAGAAAGGCCATGCAACTCATGGAAGATGAACAGAACAGAGTGATGCGTGATGGTTGTGGATGCGCATTCCAAGTTACCCATGGGCTTCCTTGTGCGTGTGCACTTCATAGTTATGATAGAATTCCGTATGAGGCAATCCATACTTTCTGGAAGATACTTGGTTGGGACCATGTACCCATTGGGAGTCAAGCCTCAAACCAAGGAGACCTCAAGTCAGAGATTGATGGCTTGACCGCTTATTTCAACACTTTGGATGTTGCGGGCCAAAGTATGCTAAGGAGGAAGGTAAAAGAGCTATATTGTCCTTCTAGTAGTTCACTGTGTCCTCCTCAAGTGAAGATAAAGCCCAAGCGCTCGTCCAAGGCTATGGAGAGTAAACCACCTAGTCAACAAAAACCATCCTTACAACGTGATCCTTGTTATTGGGAACATGTTAACAATAGCCTCAAGCCAACACCTAACAAAGTCTCTTGTCCTCGAAGCAAGAAGTCTAAGAAGAGCAAGCAGTCCTCCACCAGCATATACTTGGATGATTTGCCATCTTTCTTCCATCAATATATAGAAAAAGTCATAGATGTTATTGCAGATGGTAATTGTGGTTATAGATCAGTTGCTGCATTGTTCAGACCCGACATAGGTCAAGACGGTTGGGCTTTGATTAGGGAAGAGTTGCTTGTAGAACTCTCAAAGAATACCGCTTACTATAGCAACATATTTGGTTATGAGAGGGTTCAGTCtctacaaaatcgtctcatcctTCCGATTGGTACAATTGCAACGGAAGACAAGTGGATGTCTCTACCGGAGATGGGGTACCTCATTGCTACGAGGTTGCAAGTTGTCTTCatctccatttcactaaaaGGTTGTTACACTTATCTGCCATTGAGAGGAGGCGCCCCACCGGAAGTACATCCCGTTATAGCAGTTGGTCACGTCACCAACCACTTTGTTCAG CTAAAGCTTAAGCCGGGACATCCTATGCCAACAATAGCTCCCCAATGGCCGTTTTTGGCCAAAGAACCCACCGACCAATGGATCTTCCCGTATGCGGCGCGTTTGGCTACATTTACGGCAGAATTGAATGCTTGGATTGATCCTACGGGTGGTCCTCAAGAGAATGTCTTTATAGACCTTGGAGAAGATTGA